One Fundulus heteroclitus isolate FHET01 chromosome 11, MU-UCD_Fhet_4.1, whole genome shotgun sequence DNA segment encodes these proteins:
- the LOC105939057 gene encoding F-box only protein 40, translated as MSHRPRGSRARHHLHCDSCYSRRCRARVEASVSCTLVPCRLLCGAVFHLCKEEDHLLLCPNVRVPCLNAGYGCPVQLPRSSRAAHLQVCPASVVCCSVEWNRWPANDACSQPNAELFENLLRGRGREGCLDLAMALKDQEALFHSIKMTKLFPELTRSVEEEEREERRQEEERRREKARKKKALLEKEAAERAADKEARNKLWEAVNSISVNFPDEKEYDEYEDEEESQPVLSQEEREAIARGSGVDADLLVNYNAWERMFSMEMGACREAEETAAASRGRGRGRGRSLGALREEGETGSCAGAAASSSSSSSSSCLTGKPGKNFEYKSLEPMKIITVRTFKIPTSFTARQGRIRNPAFYKRESEAVDTSDLGVAPGDMPVWEEVQASLLCSLERERRGHLIAESVYSDSLLTDEGTQTYSFLSAPFRRNASLADLTAGKPLELHLQLQVESVTSRHNKASSAFTFLCGHTFQRTEYGKHYKNIHSDIQMGVNGWFEQRCPLAYLGCTYSQRRFRPSTHEAAVSFNEELGCFSLHPTVPSSQTGRGGQAQGGEDSLSSLPYEVLCHVASFLDSLSLSQLALVSRLMRQVCSSLLQERGMVTLRWERTSFSQGRARWRPTHRVWQFSSLFSPVDSWGFRNIPPISEHLKACPYNEVECKTEKIRLPCVREEIQSSKNCKGPTLVTLFKGKRILM; from the exons ATG AGTCACCGTCCTCGAGGCTCCAGGGCCCGGCACCACCTCCACTGCGACTCCTGCTACAGCCGGCGCTGCAGGGCTCGGGTGGAGGCCTCGGTGAGCTGCACTCTCGTCCCCTGCCGTCTCCTCTGCGGAGCCGTCTTCCACCTGTGCAAGGAGGAGGATCACCTGCTGCTCTGCCCCAACGTGAGGGTGCCCTGCCTCAACGCCGGGTACGGCTGCCCCGTCCAGCTGCCCCGCTCCTCGCGGGCGGCCCACCTCCAGGTGTGTCCGGCCAGCGTGGTGTGCTGCTCCGTGGAGTGGAACCGCTGGCCTGCGAACGACGCCTGCTCTCAACCCAACGCGGAGCTGTTTGAGAACCTGCTTAGAGggcgagggagggagggatgtcTGGACCTGGCCATGGCTCTGAAAGACCAGGAGGCTCTGTTTCACTCCATAAAGATGACGAAGCTGTTCCCAGAGCTGACGCGGagcgtggaggaggaggagagggaagaacggaggcaggaggaggagaggaggagggagaaggCGAGGAAGAAAAAGGCCCTTCTGGAGAAGGAGGCAGCGGAGAGGGCGGCTGATAAAGAAGCGAGAAACAAACTCTGGGAGGCAGTTAACAGCATCAGCGTGAATTTCCCTGACGAGAAAGAGTATGACGAGTACGAAGACGAGGAGGAAAGTCAGCCGGTGCTGTCtcaggaggagagggaggccATAGCCAGGGGATCAGGAGTGGATGCTGATCTGTTAGTGAACTACAATGCCTGGGAGCGCATGTTCAGTATGGAGATGGGAGCCTGCAGGGAAGCCGAGGAGACGGCGGCGGCGAGCAGGGGTCGGGGAAGGGGGAGAGGGAGGAGCCTGGGTGCACTGAGGGAGGAGGGGGAAACGGGTAGCTGTGCAGGTGCAGCagcgtcctcctcctcctcctcttcctcctcctgtcttACTGGAAAACCTGGAAAGAACTTTGAGTACAAGAGCCTAGAGCCGATGAAAATCATCACCGTGCGTACGTTTAAAATCCCAACCAGCTTCACAGCCAGGCAGGGCCGCATCCGCAACCCCGCCTTCTACAAGAGAGAGAGCGAAGCCGTGGACACCAGCGACCTGGGCGTGGCACCAGGGGACATGCCCGTGTGGGAGGAGGTTCAG GCCTccctgctgtgctccttggaGAGGGAGCGGAGGGGCCACCTCATCGCTGAGAGCGTGTACTCCGACAGTCTGCTGACGGATGAAGGCACGCAGACCTACAGCTTCCTGTCCGCGCCTTTCCGCCGGAACGCGTCGCTGGCTGACCTGACGGCCGGCAAACCGCTGGAGCTGCACCTGCAGCTGCAGGTGGAGAGCGTCACCAGCCGGCACAACAAGGCCAGCTCCGCCTTCACCTTCCTCTGCGGACACACCTTCCAGCGCACCGAATACGGCAAACATTACAA GAACATCCACAGCGACATCCAGATGGGTGTGAACGGCTGGTTTGAACAGCGGTGCCCCCTAGCGTACCTGGGGTGTACCTACAGCCAGAGGAGGTTTCGGCCCTCCACCCATGAAGCAGCCGTCAGTTTCAA CGAGGAGCTGGGCTGCTTTAGCCTGCATCCCACCGTCCCGTCCTCTCAGACTGGGAGAGGAGGTCAGGCCCAAGGAGGGGAGGACTCTCTCAGCTCGCTGCCCTACGAGGTCTTGTGCCACGTGGCCAGTTTTCTGGACAGCCTGTCCCTGTCCCAGCTGGCCCTGGTATCGAGGCTCATGAGGCAGGTCTGCTCGTCTCTGCTGCAGGAGAGAGGGATGGTCACTCTCCGCTGGGAGAGGACCAGCTTCTCACAAGGCCGAGCCAGGTGGAGGCCAACGCACAGG GTTTGGCAGTTTAGCTCCCTGTTCTCTCCTGTGGACTCCTGGGGCTTCAGAAACATCCCGCCCATCTCCGAACACCTCAAAGCGTGTCCCTACAACGAGGTCGAGTGCAAGACTGAGAAAATTCGCTTGCCCTGTGTCCGAGAAGAGATTCAATCCAGCAAGAACTGCAAAGGTCCCACGCTGGTGACACTGTTCAAGGGGAAGAGGATCCTGATGTAA